DNA sequence from the Coturnix japonica isolate 7356 chromosome 3, Coturnix japonica 2.1, whole genome shotgun sequence genome:
GCTCAGTGCTCTGCCAGTCCGTGCCTATAAACCAATCCTTCCCAAGAGGAGATCCCAGATGAGCTGGGACAGAAGAATTTCCTATTGCTCACCATCTACCTCTGCACATTGTGAAGAAACTTGCTTTCCCTGGCTCTACTTCCAGCTAGGGTCACAGAAGTAAGGGTCTGCTATCTctgaaggggaagaagaaagggcTTCATACCCACCCTTACCTCAAAGaaccaaaagcaaaagagaagtgCTTACAATCTTCTTCTTGGGTGACAGGAAGGCATGGCACTCCAGCGCCCCACTCTCCTGGCTCTGCGCCACGTAAGCAAAGACTTTGTTCTGCAGCTTGTCTGTTGTGCAGTAGGAGATCCTAtgggcagagaggagctgctcaGAGAAACAAGGGAACCCAGCACAGGTTTGCTGCGCTCCCAGCACACCAACAAACAGGAGACAGCCTGAGACTGAACCAAAAGGAgcatagaaaagcaaaagcacaaaTGGAGGCCAGGCAATAGGATGCTCTGCTTTGGTATATGAGCTCTTGTGCTGAGTTACAATGCTTGCACCAAGGACAATCCTGACTCCCCTTCTCATCTAGCAATCAGCCCTCAGCCATGCTCCCCTCCCACAAACACACAGCCAAAGTACAACTGGCAGCAGTAAGAagggaacaaacaaacaagaaaacagctctttaaaCTGCCTTTAGGCAGCTCAAGTGAACTGCAGACCAAAGCACACTCAGGCCATTGCAGCCAAAAGGCAGAAGGGTGGTCCTCCGGTCCTTCATCAGCAAAAAAAGGTAGGCATCCAACTCTTGCCCTACCTGAGGGGGCCTTCTATCCATCAGCCCCAGTCTGACATCCTGCTGAACACAGGACGCAGAAGAGATAAGCAGGGTCCACAGAAAAGGCCAGAGACTGATGGATAACACAAGGTGGCCCAGGTCCCTGCATGCATTCAGACCTAGACAGTGCTATGGGGACCAGCACAAGGACCAGCCCACCCTTGCTGCTCAGGATCCCACCAGTCTCCTGCTGGTTGCTGGGGAACACccagaaccatagaatcatctAGGATCACCTCCCTTACCCAGGCCCTCTTGCATGCCATGCCCACCTGTAGATGGAGATGTTCTCAACCATCTCTTTGGTGTCAGCATCCTGCAGTGAGATGCCCCTTGGAGACACTGTCAGAATCACCTTCTGGAACTTGCGAGCTCCCACTCGTGCCTGGAAGTGAAGAGACACCAGACAGCCCTGAAGACCCAGTGGGGGCCCTCATCCCACCCTGCTGCCAGCAACCCTCAGATTCTGCACAGAATGTCACTCACTTGGACCCATGCAGCCACAGGCTGAGATGGAGATCAGCCTGTCACTTGCAATCCACCCTCCCCTTGGGAACAGCATAGTACCCAGATTGAGCTCAGGACTGTGATGTCGATGCTTCCTAAGTCTACTTGCCAGCTCCAAACTGGCTCTTCTAtacaacagcacagagctggctctCACCGTGGCGACAATCCGGcggatggcagcagctgccatgtCTTCCCCTTTGGGTTTCTCTACCAGTGTCATGCCTAGATACTTCAGAGTGAAGCACATCCCCTCAAGCAGAGGTTCCTGCATGTCAGCCCAGCTCTCAGGAAGTTCTGTGAAGACAAAATGATTTAGAAGCAGAAGCCATATGCCAGCAGCCCTGTGGCCAGTCCCAGCAGAGCCACCTCACCTCACTgcagcttcagtgctgctgcctgctctcacCACAGCACCCTCCTGGTTCTGAGACTATCTTGTAAGAACAAAGTGAGAGGAGAGCTCAGCCTCGAAGCTCGTATCCCTGGAGATATAAGCTCTATCAGCAAAGACAGTAAGCTCCTGCATCTCTGCACAGGGCCTCAGATCTGCATAGTGCTCAGTGCTATCCACCAAAACCTAATATTTCCAAGGCCTCACCCCTTCACTGCAAGCAGTACGTGCTATGTATTGCATTCACCTCATCCACTTCAGGTGCTGTCGCATCTCAGGAACAGCAGTTTTTGCTGCCCCACTCAGACTGAAATCCCCAAGCTGTCTCAGCACAAGCAAAGCCAAACTATGATCTGCTGttatctgcagcagcaggctgccaggAAAGGGGTAGAACAGCCAGCATTCACAGCTGAAGCAGAGGTGACTGGGAAGCAATCACCCTATATAGGCTCTATGTTACAGAACAGCTTAGATTGGCATTTAAAGAGTGCAAGCTTGCTTCCAGAAGAATGTGCTTTATGGATGAATTCCAATGAACAGAGGGAAGAGAACTCCATGTGCATTACTGGtctattagaaaaataaaggacaaagAGCATCTGTTCAAAAACTACCCTCATTAGtgaggaatttcttcctaatgtctcatctaaatctccccttttagtttaaagctgttaCCATCACTGCAACCTCTGACAAAGGATtgtttgagatggaagggaccttttaaGGTCATCTAGACCAACTCCCTTCAccaaacagggacacccacagcttcattaagtgctcagagccccatccagcctgaccttgggtgtctgcagggacaTTCACCACCTCTTcgggcaacctgtgtcagtaCATCACTAAGAATCCCGTAGGCCTCCAGGTATAGGAAGGCAATAAAGAGGTCATcctggagccttcccttctccagctgTTCTCATAGGGAGGTATTCCATCcccctgagcatcctcatgGTCTTCTCTGAACCCAATCCAACATCTTTCTTACGTTGGGATTCTCAGCACTTTAGGTGGGCTCTCAttagagcagagcagaggtggaCAATTAGCTCCTCAATCTCCTCAGATTCCCTATGGAGGATCCTCAGCACGTTCAGCTTCCTTCAGAAACCAATTTACTTCACATTCTGCATGTGCTGGTAGAAGAAGGAGCCCTCACACCATTGGTACTAATAGAGGACACACAAAAGAAGCACAGTAAAAGCATCCCTAcaagctctgctcccagcagatAATGCTGAAACTCATCAAAGACAAAAACTGCTTATGAGATCAGTGCCATACACAAAGGCACACTTCTCTCATACCAACTGCTTCCTCTGGGGACGCTTTTCAAGGACAGATGTAGCAGAACTGAGCACACGTTTACCTTCTCAAACATCAGTGAGCAGAAGGATGGTGACGGAAGAGTCTGTGGAATCATCACggaatcactga
Encoded proteins:
- the LOC107312260 gene encoding low density lipoprotein receptor adapter protein 1-like isoform X8 — its product is MEALRAAGRAVLRSPRLARHGLGLCRRRKLPESWADMQEPLLEGMCFTLKYLGMTLVEKPKGEDMAAAAIRRIVATARVGARKFQKVILTVSPRGISLQDADTKEMVENISIYRISYCTTDKLQNKVFAYVAQSQESGALECHAFLSPKKKIAQAVTLTVAQAFQMALDLWEAANAGACLEMMGALFSSKAAWRSWGGEPMDQQSWHLLCPEQAHLLHSCR
- the LOC107312260 gene encoding low density lipoprotein receptor adapter protein 1-like isoform X9 yields the protein MEALRAAGRAVLRSPRLARHGLGLCRRRKLPESWADMQEPLLEGMCFTLKYLGMTLVEKPKGEDMAAAAIRRIVATARVGARKFQKVILTVSPRGISLQDADTKEMVENISIYRISYCTTDKLQNKVFAYVAQSQESGALECHAFLSPKKKIAQAVTLTVAQAFQMALDLWEAANAAAWRSWGGEPMDQQSWHLLCPEQAHLLHSCR
- the LOC107312260 gene encoding low density lipoprotein receptor adapter protein 1-like isoform X6, whose translation is MEALRAAGRAVLRSPRLARHGLGLCRRRKLPESWADMQEPLLEGMCFTLKYLGMTLVEKPKGEDMAAAAIRRIVATARVGARKFQKVILTVSPRGISLQDADTKEMVENISIYRISYCTTDKLQNKVFAYVAQSQESGALECHAFLSPKKKIAQAVTLTVAQAFQMALDLWEAANAGSRQEQPLHPPCVLERSEPSRARASECLLHDFVLPALAQPGSGWGRHCLQRAPGGSLPGHPAGTCSPCSSL
- the LOC107312260 gene encoding low density lipoprotein receptor adapter protein 1-like isoform X7, yielding MEALRAAGRAVLRSPRLARHGLGLCRRRKLPESWADMQEPLLEGMCFTLKYLGMTLVEKPKGEDMAAAAIRRIVATARVGARKFQKVILTVSPRGISLQDADTKEMVENISIYRISYCTTDKLQNKVFAYVAQSQESGALECHAFLSPKKKIAQAVTLTVAQAFQMALDLWEAANAGSRQEQPLHPPCVLERSEPSRASEPAPPGSPPFRHQFGTSLVLVMPGG